The Vigna angularis cultivar LongXiaoDou No.4 chromosome 6, ASM1680809v1, whole genome shotgun sequence genome contains the following window.
AGAGCTTCTTTTGGCTCTTATTTTACTGTTTCAGGGGCTGTAATTGATACCTAGGGTTTCCCCCTCAAGTTGGCTCTTATCTTTTACTGTTTCCAGATCCCATTTCTGATTCTGGACTCCAGATTGTTCTTACAGATCTGTCATGGCATCTCCTATTGGAATTAATTCCTCTCTATCTGCTACTCCAATCATCACATCTGCAAAGCTCAATTGGAGAAATTATTTATCATGGTCTTCTGCTGTGGAATtgtggtttcttggtcaagggCACCATGATCATCTTGAACAAGACATTTCTATGATTCAAGACGACGAAAAATCCCAATGGCAAAAATTGGATTTTCAGTTATGTGCAATTTTGTGGCAGTCAGTTGAGCAAGAAGTTCTAGATATATTAAGACCCTATAAGACTTGTTCATCCTTTTGGAAAAGGGCACAAGACATATTTGCTAATGATGTACAACGTCTGTTTGATGCAACTCAAAGAGCAGCATCTCTAAAGCAAGTCAATCATGACATGGTTTCTCATATAGCAAAGGCTAGGGCTGCTGTAGAAGAATTAAAGAACTTCTTTATAGCTGATTCATTAGAAGGGATCAATAAAAAGCTTGACAAGTTTTACATGGTCCTAATTCTAAGAAGTTTACACTCAGATTATGATCATGTACGTGATCTGATTTTAGCTGGTGATCAAATCCCATCAATGGATGGCTTAGTTACTCGACTTCTTCGAGTACCTACATCAGTGAAAAATGAGAATCCAATTGAGGTTATTGAAACATCAGCCATGACAATACCCGAAGGAAGAGGAGTGCCACAAGGGAGAGGAGGAGGCAGAAGCAACCGAGGACGTGGTGGTCGTAGTATacgtcctcaatgcacatattgtaacAAAATAGGTCATACTCGGgacaaatgttatattttacatGGATATCCAGACAAAGTTGCTCATGTTTCTAAAGCTGGTGATCTAGAATccagaatttcaaatgaagaatatgaagaatttCTCAGATACAAGTCTGGAAAATCATTTAATCCTGGTCAATCTTCTACCATGACCAGTGTGCCTACAACCAACCTATCTAAATCTGTGGAAGGTCATAATCCATGGATTCTTGACTCCGGTGCCTCTGACCATATCTCTGGTaacatttcttcattttcttctatgTCTTCTCCAAAAATTCACCATCTTATTACTGTTGCCGATGGATCGAAAGTGACATCTCAAGGAATTGGCAAAgtttccttatctccttcactaaatttaaattcagttttatatGTTCCCCATTGTCCATACAATTTAATCTCCTTAAGTCAGTTGACTCGTTCCTTAAATTGTTCCATAACCTTTACTGCTAAttcctttgttatacaggaacatgggacaggtcgtctgattggagaaggacatgagtctcaaggactttatttcttaaaatcttGTTCTTCAGTTTCCTGCTTTACTTCTTCATCCCCTAAACTTTTGCATGATCGTTTAGGCCATCCAAGTTTGCTCAAGTTGAAGATTATGGTTCCAAGTCTCAGAAATAttcaagtcttagattgtgagtcttgtcaattaggaaaacatgttagatcttcctatcCTAAAAGATCTGAGACACATTGTAATTCTCCTTTTTCAATTATTCACTcagacatttggggacctagtcgtgttacgtcatttggttttaattattttgtaactttcattgatgaattctctcggtgtacttgggtttatttaatgaaagagagatctgaacttttgtctatttttaagtcttttcttaatgaaattaagaaccaatttgggaagacaattaaaattcttcgaagtgataatgctaaggaatatttCTCTGCagcattttcttctctcttatcttcccaaggaattttacaccaatcaACCTGTCCtcatactccacaacaaaatggcattgcagagagaaagaatagacatctcattgaaactgcacGTTCCTTGATGTTGAATACCAATGTTTCTGTACATCATTGGGGCGATGCAGTCCTTACTGcctgttttcttatcaataggatgccttcttcctctcttaacAATAAAATTCCTCACTCTGTCATTTTTCCCAATGACACTTTGTATCATGTTTCCCCACGAGTATTTGGGTGTAcgtgttttgttcataatgtttctCCAGGTCTTGATAAACTCTCAGCTAAAGCTATCAAGTGTGTTTTCTTAGGATACTCTCGTCTTCAGaaagggtataaatgttattctccctccatcgggagatattatatgtcagcagatgtcacattctttgaggataAACCATTTTTTCCTTCCTCCATGGAGGATCGTTCTtatgttcaacaaatgtttcctttGCCAACATGTGATCCTTTAGTTATTCCTGATTctgtacctcaaactcaaaatccaaatgacattgttcctccacctcttaTCACATATCAGCGTCGGACACAATCTTCAACTCCAAACACTgaagatcctcgagactcagTTCCTCCTCCATCAGATCATCAtaccatggatccttcatcctcTTCACCTTCTACTGATTCAGATGATAACTGGCCCATTGCCCTTCGGAAAGGTATTCGGTCTACTCGTAATCCAtatcctatttataattttgtgagtTATCATCAATTGTCTCCTtcatatttctcttttgtttcctcATTATCTTCCACTAAAGTTCCTAATAATGTTCATGAGGCACTTGGTCATTCTGGTTGGCGACAAGCCATGGTTGATGAAATGATGGCACTTGAACACAATaacacttgggatcttgtcCCTCTTCCTCCTGATAAGAAGGCTGTTGGTTGTAGATGGATATATACTattaaagttggtcctactggtaAAATTGATCGTCTTAAAGCTCGGCTAGTAGCTAAGGGCTATACTCAAGTTTATGGCCTTGACTATAGTGATACTTTCTCTCCTGTGGCTAAAACCAGTACAGTTCGTATTTTGCTTGCTATGGCTGCTA
Protein-coding sequences here:
- the LOC108319143 gene encoding uncharacterized protein LOC108319143, with translation MASPIGINSSLSATPIITSAKLNWRNYLSWSSAVELWFLGQGHHDHLEQDISMIQDDEKSQWQKLDFQLCAILWQSVEQEVLDILRPYKTCSSFWKRAQDIFANDVQRLFDATQRAASLKQVNHDMVSHIAKARAAVEELKNFFIADSLEGINKKLDKFYMVLILRSLHSDYDHVRDLILAGDQIPSMDGLVTRLLRVPTSVKNENPIEVIETSAMTIPEGRGVPQGRGGGRSNRGRGGRSIRPQCTYCNKIGHTRDKCYILHGYPDKVAHVSKAGDLESRISNEEYEEFLRYKSGKSFNPGQSSTMTSVPTTNLSKSVEGHNPWILDSGASDHISGTWDRSSDWRRT